The Deinococcus puniceus genome segment TGCGCAAGCTTCGGCGCAACCCGCTGGCGATCACAGGCCTGATCATTACGCTGATCTTTGGTCTGATCGCCCTCTTTGCGCCGCTGCTCGCCAAGCCTACGGGCAACTGCCTGCGCGACCTGAACATGACCAATTCCAATCAGGTCTACACGCCGGGCGGCGCGTTCCGGGCCATCCTGTTCCCGCCCAACAGTTGCTACCGCACCGAGCGCCTGAGCTTCGAACAGGAACCCAAACCGCCGACTGCGGGCGTCCCGTTCGGCACTGTCAACGGCTACAACATCTACTACGGCCTGATCTGGGGCACTCGCACGGCACTCAAAATGGCCTTTATCATCGTGGCGATCACGCTGGCGTTGGGCATCGTCATCGGGGCCATCAGCGGCTATTACGGCGGTTGGGTCGACAACCTGATTCAGCGGTTCATCGACGTGCTGTTCGCGCTGCCGCCCCTGATTCTGACAGTGGTTATCCTGACCATCATGCGTGCCCGTTTTCAGGGCGGTGGTGGAGATTATGACCCCACCGTTCCCATGATCTTCGCGTTCTGCGTGGCAGGCTGGGCCGGATACGCCCGCATTATTCGCGGTGAAGTGCTGCGAACCCGCCAACTGGAATACGTGGACGCGGCGCGTGGCCTGGGTGCCCGTGACCTGCGCCTGATCCTCAAACATATTGTGCCCAACAGCGTGGCCGCCGTTCTCACACTGGCGGTTCTCGATCTGGCGACTGTGCCCCTCGGCGTGGCGGGCCTCTCATTCCTCGGCCTCGGCTTCGAGCGCGGATTCTCGGAATGGGGCCAACTCGTCGATTCCGCCCGTGCTTGGCTCAAGCCCGAATACTGGTACGTGCTGGTCTATCCCGCCGCTTTCATCGTTACCTTCAGCCTCGCCTTCAATCTGTTCGGTGACGGCCTGCGCGACGCCCTCGACCCCAA includes the following:
- a CDS encoding ABC transporter permease yields the protein MTTVSAPVAANKRSQFQMFWTSPAMRKLRRNPLAITGLIITLIFGLIALFAPLLAKPTGNCLRDLNMTNSNQVYTPGGAFRAILFPPNSCYRTERLSFEQEPKPPTAGVPFGTVNGYNIYYGLIWGTRTALKMAFIIVAITLALGIVIGAISGYYGGWVDNLIQRFIDVLFALPPLILTVVILTIMRARFQGGGGDYDPTVPMIFAFCVAGWAGYARIIRGEVLRTRQLEYVDAARGLGARDLRLILKHIVPNSVAAVLTLAVLDLATVPLGVAGLSFLGLGFERGFSEWGQLVDSARAWLKPEYWYVLVYPAAFIVTFSLAFNLFGDGLRDALDPKSR